One genomic window of Anaerofustis stercorihominis DSM 17244 includes the following:
- a CDS encoding NAD(P)-dependent oxidoreductase, which translates to MLKALWTGEYDDEWKKIFSQNFELERASLNIGAVYPDGLLRGIDLIEVLKDKDIFIDGYDPVDEEIIKNCPKLKMILSVRDGPEENIDINMCTKYGIPVLFAGGRCVHSVAELNMTLMFNLACNFIRLTNRMRNEGWTSTNMTEDLFSQTELYRKTLSIIGLGRNGRELAKLANGIGMNVVSYDPYVTKKQAEELNVTMMSLPDAMSAGDYVTLLARVTPETEGMIGKKEIAMMKPTAYLINTGRSKLADEKAIFDALDNDIIKGAALDVFTSEPLNKDSRAYKIPEDKLLLTPHMAGISMERVPHQYEYLMDSFDKFKKGKTKGLRLYNPKVFDSLEFKNRGGIIFECEK; encoded by the coding sequence ATGTTAAAAGCTCTATGGACAGGAGAATATGATGATGAATGGAAAAAAATATTCTCACAAAATTTTGAACTTGAAAGAGCCAGCTTAAATATAGGGGCAGTATATCCTGACGGATTACTGAGAGGTATAGACTTGATAGAAGTATTAAAGGATAAAGATATTTTTATTGACGGATACGACCCTGTAGATGAAGAGATAATAAAGAATTGTCCCAAATTAAAAATGATTTTAAGCGTAAGAGACGGTCCGGAAGAAAATATAGATATAAATATGTGTACCAAATACGGGATACCGGTTTTGTTTGCGGGAGGAAGATGTGTACATAGTGTTGCAGAATTGAATATGACGTTGATGTTTAATCTTGCATGCAACTTTATTAGATTAACCAATCGAATGAGAAATGAAGGCTGGACTTCTACGAATATGACAGAAGACTTATTTTCGCAAACGGAATTATATAGGAAAACACTTTCTATTATAGGACTTGGAAGAAACGGAAGAGAGCTTGCGAAATTAGCTAACGGCATTGGTATGAATGTAGTTTCTTATGACCCGTATGTAACAAAAAAACAAGCAGAGGAATTAAACGTTACTATGATGTCTCTTCCGGATGCAATGTCAGCGGGAGATTATGTCACATTACTTGCAAGAGTGACACCTGAAACAGAGGGCATGATAGGTAAGAAAGAAATCGCAATGATGAAACCTACCGCATATCTCATAAATACCGGGAGATCGAAACTTGCTGATGAAAAAGCTATATTCGATGCTCTGGATAACGATATAATTAAAGGTGCGGCTTTGGACGTATTTACCTCGGAACCTTTAAACAAAGATAGCAGAGCCTATAAAATCCCTGAGGATAAACTATTATTAACTCCGCATATGGCAGGTATTTCAATGGAAAGAGTTCCTCATCAATATGAATATTTAATGGATAGTTTTGATAAATTCAAAAAAGGCAAAACAAAAGGACTCAGATTATATAATCCCAAAGTATTTGACTCCTTAGAGTTTAAAAATCGAGGCGGTATTATATTTGAATGTGAAAAATAA